CTCTTCAATTCCTTGAGTGCCACGGCTTTGTCTGGCTTTTGCATGAACACTCCTGGAAACATGTCTCTCTGCGTTCCCTTCTCCAAAACCCTTAAaccttgttctgtttttcttaCTGTAATATTATTTTGGGAATCAACCGAACATATGGGCTTTAGATTGGGCCTTGTTAGATTATTATCACTCAAACTGTTCGATATTACTAAATTGGGGAGGAGaggaaaccctagatttggTCAAATTCAGAGATGGCAGTGACGATACCGGAGCTGCTTCCAAAGGATTTGGTAGAGGAGATACTGTGTCGCGTTCCCGCGACCTCTCTGAAACGATTACGATCAACATGCAAAGCGTGGAACCGTTTAATCAAAGATGATCGGAGATTCGCAAGTAAGCATATCGATAAATCCACAAAACAATTGATACCTCTATTGGTGAGAACTGACAACAAGATTTTTCCGGTTAGCATCAATCTCCATGGAATTGGTAGTCCATCTATAGAGTTGAAAACTGAGCTGATTGATCCTATTTCTAAGAAATCATCAGCAGCTCGATTCGATATAACTCGAGTCTTTCACTGCGATGGCTTGTTGTTATGCTCCTCTCGATTCGACGAATCTAGAGTCTTGGTTTGGAACCCTTTGATGGGTGAAACCAGGTGGATCAGAACCGGTAAATTTCGCAGAGAAGGCCGCAGCTTTGATCTCGGGTACTGCTACTACGGCAATAATAAGAGGAGATACAAAGTCTTGAGCTATTATCGTGGTACCAAGTATTTTGAAATCTACGATTTTAGGTCTGACTCGTGGAAGGTTCTTGATGATGATAACATGGCTACAGGCGGGAACATTGGATTTCCTGAACTCTGCGTGTCTTTGAAGGGGAATACTTACTGGTTAGTTAGAGATGTAACAGAAGAAACGACTTGGATCACATCCTTGCTCACATTTGATTTTTCAAAGGAGAGATCTGTATCTGTGCCTCTTCCTGAACAGACTCGTCGTTTTGAGACTACTAGTCTTTCGCTtgttaaagaagagaaacttTCTATGTTGTCGCAGCGAGATAGAAATTCCAAGACTGAGATATGGGTGTCAAATGTGATTGATGAGGAGACCACCAAAGTGGTGTCTTGGAGCAAGGTCTTAGTATTGGATTTGAGCCCTCATCTTCACATTTGGTATGATGTATCTTTCTTGTTAggggaggagaagaaagtcgTCATTTGTTGTGAGACCGCAATTGACGTGGAGGTAGACGTGGACATGATCTACATTGTTGGGGAGGATAATGTAGTCACTCAtctgaatttgaatttgaaagtatataaaaattatgaatgtCGCCCAGCTCTTCTtaattatgttccaagtttggttcAAATCGAGCAAGCTGGAGGCAACTAAAACACCGTCTACATGTTATCTCTTTCCTTTGAGTGTGTGTTCTTGTGTTGTAAGAGACAGAATCCAGCAGTGTCGAAACAAGAAGCATGGAAGATTCTCCATAGATTGGGTCGCACATGATTTCAGATTCGGGTTACTTCTCTGAGAAGAAAACGTGAGTCATGAACAGAGgttattgttttccttttttttttcatctgatGTGATGTGAGAGTTGAATCCAAGAACTTTATATTGTGTCAATTTTTACAGTTATGAGATTCAATTAAGTTTAGAACTCAAACAAGTTGAATAAGCTATTACAAGAACTTCGATGATCTCATGGGAAACGAAACAGGGAAAAAATTTGGTTGCCTAA
The Camelina sativa cultivar DH55 chromosome 15, Cs, whole genome shotgun sequence DNA segment above includes these coding regions:
- the LOC104747945 gene encoding F-box protein ETP2-like; the protein is MAVTIPELLPKDLVEEILCRVPATSLKRLRSTCKAWNRLIKDDRRFASKHIDKSTKQLIPLLVRTDNKIFPVSINLHGIGSPSIELKTELIDPISKKSSAARFDITRVFHCDGLLLCSSRFDESRVLVWNPLMGETRWIRTGKFRREGRSFDLGYCYYGNNKRRYKVLSYYRGTKYFEIYDFRSDSWKVLDDDNMATGGNIGFPELCVSLKGNTYWLVRDVTEETTWITSLLTFDFSKERSVSVPLPEQTRRFETTSLSLVKEEKLSMLSQRDRNSKTEIWVSNVIDEETTKVVSWSKVLVLDLSPHLHIWYDVSFLLGEEKKVVICCETAIDVEVDVDMIYIVGEDNVVTHLNLNLKVYKNYECRPALLNYVPSLVQIEQAGGN